One window of Magallana gigas chromosome 2, xbMagGiga1.1, whole genome shotgun sequence genomic DNA carries:
- the LOC105333885 gene encoding PAN2-PAN3 deadenylation complex subunit pan3 isoform X1 — translation MTSSNPAGRKPALCRFFVNTGNCVYGDECQFLHQNPGMGFQKPFSNGPMHSSENHGLPDSLGNNGDQYFNATFGGESTVPEFNPFSRPPMGRPGRGMIGPSGPGPNFGPNNPRMDLAAGEGRLDCPPGGPMRMDNFRSDNPRMDHGLASDFAALNLQIPNTTKGPNPIANEFIPKSSSLSHSASSPNFSTINGNGYIPPHSNGPPPPPPMMISGQPENHSVVAGAPPNSMMMSNTPPPHLVPTSGVSLATTSPSHSPHLSPSNSPLMMRRTASPIAPLKQTTTPKKSNNTTIQENVGGTTYFYSPDDFNPQHEATQLPNFSMFPSLPPHIAHLTVKKNMPQFFMPDELKMDILNRHALTMAQLDTTQTTDIPAEVDNYHNLFPLEPPLANPMQKSNTFGYPTTCYKAVNTKDGLTYCLRRVHGFRLSNTKCMSIIDMWKKMYHPNIVQLREVFTTKAFGDNSIVFVYDFFPGAETVLLKHFSGPGGMNGYTNAFNMEGGSSSRSYNSSNKGLNGPRQHAGLLPESMIWAYVVQLSSALRAIHAAGLAFRTMDPSKILIYSKSRIRLNCVGILDVLTFDSQGNPPSAIQHYQQEDLVYLGKVVLALACNTVMAIKRDNFQNSMELIARNYSADLKNFFLYLLTNQTRPRSINDIMPMIGARFYTQLDSAQLRSDVIENELTKEVENGRLFRLLAKLGTINERPEYNLDMQWSETGDRYMLKLFRDYLFHQVDQTGAPWIDMAHIVQCLNKLDSGSPERICLTSRDEQSVLVVSYAELKQNYERAFSELLSSSQSHSTFT, via the exons ATGACATCTTCAAATCCAGCCGGAAGAAAGCCGGCTCTGTGCCGTTTCTTCGTGAATACTGGGAACTGTGTTTACGGGGATGAGTGTCAGTTTCTCCACCAGAACCCAGGAATGGGATTTCAAAAACCGTTTTCAAACGGACCAATGCATTCTTCGGAAAATCATG GGTTACCAGATTCCTTAGGAAACAATGGAGACCAGTACTTCAATGCTACGTTTGGGGGGGAATCAACTGTGCCAGAGTTTAACCCCTTTTCT AGGCCCCCTATGGGCCGGCCTGGCAGGGGGATGATTGGCCCCTCTGGTCCCGGACCAAACTTTGGTCCTAACAATCCCCGCATGGACCTGGCCGCTGGGGAAGGGAGACTTGACTGTCCTCCAGGGGGACCTATGAGGATGGACAACTTTAGGTCAGATAATCCAAGAATGGATCATGGATTAGCTTCAGACTTCGCAGCTTTAAATCTGCAGATTCCAAACACCACAAAG GGACCAAACCCTATTGCCAATGAGTTCATCCCAAAGTCCTCCAGTCTCAGTCACAGTGCCAGTTCTCCAAACTTCTCCACCATCAATGGGAACGGATACATCCCCCCTCATTCTAATGGGCCACCCCCACCTCCCCCAATGATGATATCTGGGCAGCCTGAAAACCACAGTGTGGTAGCTGGGGCACCACCAAACAGTATGATGATGTCAAACACTCCTCCACCACATCTAGTGCCTACCA GTGGCGTCAGCCTTGCTACAACCAGTCCAAGTCACAGTCCTCATCTGTCTCCCTCCAACTCGCCCCTGATGATGCGACGGACAGCCTCGCCCATCGCCCCCCTCAAGCAAACCACCACTCCCAAGAAATCAAACAACACCACCATTCAG GAGAATGTTGGTGGCACCACATACTTTTACTCCCCTGATGACTTCAATCCCCAGCATGAGGCCACT CAACTGCCAAACTTCTCCATGTTCCCCAGTCTGCCACCCCACATTGCTCATTTAACTGTCAAAAAGAACATGCCACAGTTCTTTATGCCAGATGAACTTAAAATG GACATCTTAAACAGGCATGCTTTAACAATGGCACAACTAGACACAACTCAAACCACAG ATATTCCTGCAGAAGTGGACAACTATCATAATCTGTTCCCCCTGGAGCCCCCGTTGGCTAACCCAATGCAGAAATCCAACACGTTTGGGTACCCCACCACCTGTTACAAGGCAGTCAACACAAAGGACGGCCTCACCTACTGCTTACGCAGGGTTCACG GTTTTCGATTGTCCAACACAAAGTGTATGAGCATCATTGACATGTGGAAGAAGATGTACCATCCTAACATAGTCCAGCTGAGGGAGGTCTTTACCACAAAAGCCTTTGGAGACAATT CTATAGTATTTGTGTACGACTTTTTCCCGGGAGCAGAAACAGTTTTGTTGAAGCATTTCAGTGGACCTGGAGGGATGAATGGCTATACCAACGCCTTTAACATGGAGGGTGGCAGTTCATCTAGGTCCTACAACTCTAGCAACAAAG GTCTGAATGGACCGAGACAACACGCTGGACTACTTCCAGAGAGTATGATTTGGGCTTACGTAGTCCAGCTTAGCTCCGCCTTGCGCGCCATTCACGCTGCTGGTCTGGCCTTTAGAACGATGGACCCCAGCAAAATCTTAATCTACAGCAAATCAAG GATAAGGTTGAACTGTGTGGGTATCCTGGATGTGTTGACATTTGACAGTCAGGGAAACCCACCTTCTGCTATCCAACACTATCAG CAAGAAGACTTGGTGTACCTGGGTAAGGTGGTGCTGGCCCTGGCCTGTAACACGGTGATGGCCATCAAGCGAGACAACTTCCAGAACTCAATGGAACTCATCGCCAGGAACTACTCAGCTGACCTGAAGAACTTTTTCCT ataCTTGTTAACCAATCAGACTCGGCCTCGCAGCATTAATGACATCATGCCAATGATAGGGGCTCGTTTTTATACTCAGCTGGACTCGGCTCAACTCAGGAGTGATGTCATTGAAAATGAACTGACAAAG GAAGTGGAGAATGGACGCTTGTTTCGACTTTTAGCAAAACTGGGAACTATCAACGAGAGACCAGA ATACAACCTTGACATGCAGTGGTCAGAGACAGGGGACCGCTACATGCTGAAGCTGTTCAGGGATTACCTGTTTCACCAGGTGGATCAGACAGGTGCTCCATGGATAGACATGGCCCACATTGTTCAGTGCCTCAATAAG TTGGACTCTGGATCCCCTGAGAGGATTTGTTTGACATCTCGTGATGAACAGAGCGTGTTGGTCGTGTCCTATGCTGAACTCAAGCAGAACTATGAGCGAGCTTTCAGTGAGCTGCTATCATCCAGTCAGAGTCACTCCACATTTACGTAG
- the LOC105333885 gene encoding PAN2-PAN3 deadenylation complex subunit Pan3 isoform X2 yields MAYDLLLFMKRIELEKEATGLPDSLGNNGDQYFNATFGGESTVPEFNPFSRPPMGRPGRGMIGPSGPGPNFGPNNPRMDLAAGEGRLDCPPGGPMRMDNFRSDNPRMDHGLASDFAALNLQIPNTTKGPNPIANEFIPKSSSLSHSASSPNFSTINGNGYIPPHSNGPPPPPPMMISGQPENHSVVAGAPPNSMMMSNTPPPHLVPTSGVSLATTSPSHSPHLSPSNSPLMMRRTASPIAPLKQTTTPKKSNNTTIQENVGGTTYFYSPDDFNPQHEATQLPNFSMFPSLPPHIAHLTVKKNMPQFFMPDELKMDILNRHALTMAQLDTTQTTDIPAEVDNYHNLFPLEPPLANPMQKSNTFGYPTTCYKAVNTKDGLTYCLRRVHGFRLSNTKCMSIIDMWKKMYHPNIVQLREVFTTKAFGDNSIVFVYDFFPGAETVLLKHFSGPGGMNGYTNAFNMEGGSSSRSYNSSNKGLNGPRQHAGLLPESMIWAYVVQLSSALRAIHAAGLAFRTMDPSKILIYSKSRIRLNCVGILDVLTFDSQGNPPSAIQHYQQEDLVYLGKVVLALACNTVMAIKRDNFQNSMELIARNYSADLKNFFLYLLTNQTRPRSINDIMPMIGARFYTQLDSAQLRSDVIENELTKEVENGRLFRLLAKLGTINERPEYNLDMQWSETGDRYMLKLFRDYLFHQVDQTGAPWIDMAHIVQCLNKLDSGSPERICLTSRDEQSVLVVSYAELKQNYERAFSELLSSSQSHSTFT; encoded by the exons ATGGCTTATGACTTGCTGCTATTTATGAAAAGGATTGAATTGGAAAAGGAAGCAACAG GGTTACCAGATTCCTTAGGAAACAATGGAGACCAGTACTTCAATGCTACGTTTGGGGGGGAATCAACTGTGCCAGAGTTTAACCCCTTTTCT AGGCCCCCTATGGGCCGGCCTGGCAGGGGGATGATTGGCCCCTCTGGTCCCGGACCAAACTTTGGTCCTAACAATCCCCGCATGGACCTGGCCGCTGGGGAAGGGAGACTTGACTGTCCTCCAGGGGGACCTATGAGGATGGACAACTTTAGGTCAGATAATCCAAGAATGGATCATGGATTAGCTTCAGACTTCGCAGCTTTAAATCTGCAGATTCCAAACACCACAAAG GGACCAAACCCTATTGCCAATGAGTTCATCCCAAAGTCCTCCAGTCTCAGTCACAGTGCCAGTTCTCCAAACTTCTCCACCATCAATGGGAACGGATACATCCCCCCTCATTCTAATGGGCCACCCCCACCTCCCCCAATGATGATATCTGGGCAGCCTGAAAACCACAGTGTGGTAGCTGGGGCACCACCAAACAGTATGATGATGTCAAACACTCCTCCACCACATCTAGTGCCTACCA GTGGCGTCAGCCTTGCTACAACCAGTCCAAGTCACAGTCCTCATCTGTCTCCCTCCAACTCGCCCCTGATGATGCGACGGACAGCCTCGCCCATCGCCCCCCTCAAGCAAACCACCACTCCCAAGAAATCAAACAACACCACCATTCAG GAGAATGTTGGTGGCACCACATACTTTTACTCCCCTGATGACTTCAATCCCCAGCATGAGGCCACT CAACTGCCAAACTTCTCCATGTTCCCCAGTCTGCCACCCCACATTGCTCATTTAACTGTCAAAAAGAACATGCCACAGTTCTTTATGCCAGATGAACTTAAAATG GACATCTTAAACAGGCATGCTTTAACAATGGCACAACTAGACACAACTCAAACCACAG ATATTCCTGCAGAAGTGGACAACTATCATAATCTGTTCCCCCTGGAGCCCCCGTTGGCTAACCCAATGCAGAAATCCAACACGTTTGGGTACCCCACCACCTGTTACAAGGCAGTCAACACAAAGGACGGCCTCACCTACTGCTTACGCAGGGTTCACG GTTTTCGATTGTCCAACACAAAGTGTATGAGCATCATTGACATGTGGAAGAAGATGTACCATCCTAACATAGTCCAGCTGAGGGAGGTCTTTACCACAAAAGCCTTTGGAGACAATT CTATAGTATTTGTGTACGACTTTTTCCCGGGAGCAGAAACAGTTTTGTTGAAGCATTTCAGTGGACCTGGAGGGATGAATGGCTATACCAACGCCTTTAACATGGAGGGTGGCAGTTCATCTAGGTCCTACAACTCTAGCAACAAAG GTCTGAATGGACCGAGACAACACGCTGGACTACTTCCAGAGAGTATGATTTGGGCTTACGTAGTCCAGCTTAGCTCCGCCTTGCGCGCCATTCACGCTGCTGGTCTGGCCTTTAGAACGATGGACCCCAGCAAAATCTTAATCTACAGCAAATCAAG GATAAGGTTGAACTGTGTGGGTATCCTGGATGTGTTGACATTTGACAGTCAGGGAAACCCACCTTCTGCTATCCAACACTATCAG CAAGAAGACTTGGTGTACCTGGGTAAGGTGGTGCTGGCCCTGGCCTGTAACACGGTGATGGCCATCAAGCGAGACAACTTCCAGAACTCAATGGAACTCATCGCCAGGAACTACTCAGCTGACCTGAAGAACTTTTTCCT ataCTTGTTAACCAATCAGACTCGGCCTCGCAGCATTAATGACATCATGCCAATGATAGGGGCTCGTTTTTATACTCAGCTGGACTCGGCTCAACTCAGGAGTGATGTCATTGAAAATGAACTGACAAAG GAAGTGGAGAATGGACGCTTGTTTCGACTTTTAGCAAAACTGGGAACTATCAACGAGAGACCAGA ATACAACCTTGACATGCAGTGGTCAGAGACAGGGGACCGCTACATGCTGAAGCTGTTCAGGGATTACCTGTTTCACCAGGTGGATCAGACAGGTGCTCCATGGATAGACATGGCCCACATTGTTCAGTGCCTCAATAAG TTGGACTCTGGATCCCCTGAGAGGATTTGTTTGACATCTCGTGATGAACAGAGCGTGTTGGTCGTGTCCTATGCTGAACTCAAGCAGAACTATGAGCGAGCTTTCAGTGAGCTGCTATCATCCAGTCAGAGTCACTCCACATTTACGTAG